From a region of the Luteolibacter arcticus genome:
- a CDS encoding beta strand repeat-containing protein, with amino-acid sequence MKPSINPFLALLTLTTGVHGAAKIWDIVPGDGATITAGSGTWLTGGPNWNTGAADSTWVAGDTATFQAADDLGNHLVTVGGAITTGQAVPAITLSNSGFTLLATSAQIVTMGSSTSDSSLSVAAGKTATIGDNLTIRKGSTAGILGLFGGGTLNLGSGLLNGGAVLQNSGTSTSLEMRNGTTLDIKTGGLLSCARSIVVGSTVADTNTHRLKISGGTALLANSSAVAANIVIGNTTGGQTSTAILDMTGGELNSQTTDGSVRFGPATANNSTNCTATLNLDGGTLIIGRVFQGTQSGTGVVTSTFNFNGGTLKVLPGTSNATQFMAGLDFAYVKAGGAIIDTNGIITNNGNAVIAQPLLDGTGGGGLTKQGAGILTLTGANTYTGPTIVNGGKLAITAPYNAITATTVNDTGRLKVNSSGAGASALGTVTLNTGGGLEFDVGTFNPANQPALDIGTLNANANYAIDLSGASIPSSTTITLLTYTSKTGSGIPTIGSLPPGVTLSGPPVDTGSSIQITINGGSPSIFSWSRGDGEWDTISLNWNANAAAYSEPAVVTFPGLADAVDGINTVTLTADRAPFSVAISNNGDHDSSAYLFTGPGALTGTTGVTKTGTGVVRFANDDNSYSGALAINTGAVVKEAEDSTTGDISVANEATFAISGGITAGSDQTLTISGPGQITTNYFYSGSLNQRGALQAHTGENTWAGDILLSGTAGTAGNTRLGVQNGSSLILAGAISEAVAGMSPYFRAGDSTFDNITIAGIGSWTGPTRIYSNGGSLALAGNNRLPTAVDLIVGPSAGASGSPTFDLAGFNQTVAGLSGVATTHVPVIKNSGSVQSTLTLSPTASSSFPGSIQDDVKLVIGGTAPQTLTGDSVHTGNTLVNTGANLVISSSGELQFYPAANGITNSVGGTGTLKFDGTLRINFSNIDATPGNSWTLVNVGSLASATYDSTFAVAGGAGAFAETALDSGVWEQVDGAVVWTFTESTGVFSVATYVPQPFQVWIDTYFLGQSDPDVVGKDADPDGDGTDNLAEFALNGNPDDGSNNGYRAIALEDTDADGQKELTLTIAVRKGGSSPVFAGSPLSATSDGVKYTIEGSLDLVFPTSAVSEAAPAAGPGGLPAEYEYRRFRLDASEGLPSKGFLRVKTEPQS; translated from the coding sequence ATGAAACCCAGCATCAATCCATTCCTCGCCTTGCTCACCCTCACCACCGGCGTCCACGGGGCCGCCAAGATCTGGGACATCGTCCCGGGTGATGGAGCCACGATCACCGCCGGCAGCGGGACCTGGCTCACCGGTGGTCCCAACTGGAACACCGGAGCCGCGGACTCGACCTGGGTCGCAGGAGACACGGCGACCTTCCAGGCGGCGGACGATCTTGGAAACCACCTCGTCACGGTGGGCGGTGCGATCACCACGGGCCAAGCCGTGCCGGCAATCACCCTCAGCAATTCCGGCTTCACCTTGCTGGCCACCTCCGCCCAGATCGTCACGATGGGTTCCTCGACCTCCGACTCCTCCCTCAGTGTGGCAGCCGGGAAGACCGCCACCATCGGTGACAACCTGACCATCCGTAAAGGCAGCACCGCGGGAATCCTCGGTCTCTTTGGTGGCGGGACTTTGAATCTCGGTTCCGGTCTCCTTAATGGCGGAGCAGTTCTTCAAAACAGTGGCACCAGCACCAGTTTGGAAATGCGCAACGGCACCACGCTGGACATCAAAACCGGTGGCTTGTTGTCATGCGCGAGAAGTATCGTCGTCGGCTCCACCGTGGCTGACACCAATACCCATCGGCTGAAGATTTCGGGAGGCACCGCCCTGTTGGCCAATAGCTCGGCGGTTGCTGCAAACATTGTGATCGGCAACACCACCGGTGGCCAGACCTCCACCGCCATCCTGGACATGACGGGCGGTGAACTCAACAGCCAGACGACCGACGGGTCCGTGCGTTTCGGTCCGGCAACAGCGAACAACAGCACCAACTGCACCGCCACCCTGAACCTAGACGGCGGCACCCTGATCATCGGCCGGGTTTTCCAAGGGACCCAATCCGGCACGGGCGTGGTGACCTCCACCTTCAACTTCAACGGCGGCACCCTCAAGGTGCTGCCCGGCACCAGCAATGCGACCCAGTTCATGGCGGGTCTCGATTTCGCCTACGTGAAAGCCGGCGGCGCGATCATCGATACCAACGGGATCATCACTAACAACGGCAATGCGGTCATCGCCCAGCCGTTGCTGGACGGCACCGGCGGCGGGGGACTCACGAAGCAAGGAGCCGGCATCCTCACTCTCACCGGCGCGAATACCTACACCGGCCCCACCATCGTCAACGGCGGCAAGCTGGCCATCACCGCCCCCTACAATGCCATCACCGCCACGACGGTGAATGACACCGGCCGCCTCAAGGTCAACTCGTCCGGTGCCGGCGCGTCAGCCTTGGGCACCGTCACGCTGAATACCGGTGGCGGCCTGGAATTCGACGTGGGCACCTTCAATCCCGCCAACCAGCCCGCGCTCGACATCGGCACGCTCAATGCGAATGCCAACTACGCCATCGACCTGAGCGGCGCGAGTATCCCGAGCAGCACGACCATCACCCTGCTGACCTACACCTCGAAAACCGGTTCCGGCATTCCCACGATAGGCAGCCTGCCGCCGGGAGTGACGCTCAGTGGCCCCCCGGTCGATACCGGCTCGTCCATCCAGATCACGATCAATGGCGGATCGCCCAGTATCTTCAGTTGGTCGAGGGGCGATGGGGAATGGGACACCATTTCCCTCAACTGGAATGCCAATGCGGCCGCCTATTCCGAGCCGGCCGTGGTGACATTCCCCGGCCTGGCCGATGCGGTGGATGGCATCAATACCGTCACCCTGACTGCCGACCGCGCTCCCTTCTCGGTGGCGATCTCGAACAACGGCGACCACGACTCCAGCGCCTATCTCTTCACCGGCCCCGGCGCGCTCACCGGCACCACGGGCGTCACCAAGACCGGCACGGGAGTCGTGAGATTCGCCAATGACGACAACTCCTATTCGGGGGCGCTCGCCATCAATACCGGAGCGGTGGTCAAGGAAGCGGAGGACAGCACCACTGGCGACATCTCCGTCGCGAACGAAGCCACCTTCGCCATCTCGGGCGGCATCACCGCCGGCAGCGACCAGACGCTCACCATCTCCGGTCCGGGCCAAATCACCACCAACTATTTCTACAGCGGCTCCCTGAACCAACGCGGTGCGCTCCAGGCCCACACGGGCGAAAACACCTGGGCTGGCGACATCCTCCTGTCCGGCACCGCGGGCACCGCCGGAAACACCCGCCTCGGGGTCCAGAACGGTTCCAGCCTCATCCTCGCCGGAGCCATCTCGGAAGCGGTGGCCGGAATGAGCCCGTATTTCCGCGCGGGCGACAGCACCTTCGATAACATCACCATCGCAGGTATTGGCTCATGGACCGGTCCCACCCGCATCTACTCAAATGGCGGCAGCCTCGCGCTTGCCGGCAATAACCGGCTGCCCACAGCCGTGGACTTGATCGTGGGGCCATCCGCGGGCGCAAGCGGCTCACCGACCTTTGATCTCGCCGGATTCAACCAGACCGTGGCCGGTCTCAGCGGGGTGGCCACGACCCATGTTCCCGTCATCAAGAATTCCGGCTCCGTCCAGTCCACCCTGACACTCAGTCCCACGGCGTCTAGCAGCTTCCCCGGTAGCATTCAGGATGACGTGAAACTCGTGATCGGCGGAACCGCTCCGCAGACTCTCACCGGTGACAGTGTCCACACCGGCAACACGCTCGTGAATACCGGCGCGAATCTGGTCATCAGCAGTAGCGGCGAGCTGCAGTTCTATCCCGCGGCAAACGGCATCACCAACTCGGTGGGCGGGACAGGCACTCTCAAATTTGACGGCACGCTCCGGATCAATTTCTCCAACATCGATGCCACGCCCGGGAATTCGTGGACGCTGGTGAATGTGGGCAGCTTGGCTAGTGCCACCTATGACTCCACTTTCGCGGTGGCCGGTGGGGCCGGTGCCTTCGCGGAGACGGCTTTGGATTCCGGAGTCTGGGAGCAGGTGGATGGTGCCGTCGTCTGGACCTTCACTGAGTCCACCGGGGTCTTCTCGGTCGCGACGTATGTCCCGCAACCCTTCCAAGTCTGGATCGATACTTACTTCCTCGGTCAATCCGACCCCGATGTCGTCGGCAAGGATGCGGATCCCGATGGCGATGGCACCGACAACCTCGCAGAGTTCGCATTGAACGGTAACCCTGACGACGGCTCGAATAACGGCTATCGAGCCATCGCACTCGAAGACACCGACGCGGACGGGCAAAAGGAACTGACTCTCACCATCGCGGTTCGCAAGGGCGGTAGTTCGCCCGTCTTCGCGGGTTCACCGCTGTCCGCTACCTCGGATGGAGTGAAATACACGATCGAAGGATCTCTCGATCTGGTGTTCCCGACCAGTGCCGTCAGTGAAGCCGCGCCCGCCGCCGGTCCCGGCGGACTCCCGGCGGAGTATGAATACCGCCGCTTCCGGCTGGATGCCTCCGAGGGTCTTCCCAGCAAAGGCTTCCTCCGGGTGAAGACCGAACCACAATCCTGA
- a CDS encoding Gfo/Idh/MocA family protein produces the protein MTEKTNLADRRGFLKSGALIATATAMPGILRAQGGAADELKIALVGCGGRGSGAAAQSLNVPGTRLVAMADAFPDNIDAAHDSLKKQYGDRVDVPKERRFVGFEAYKAAIEAADVVLLCTPPGFRPAHFEYAVSKGKHVFMEKPVAVDGPGIRKVLEAAKQADAKKLKVVCGLQRRYQTSYLETLKQVQEGVIGDFVSSQVYWVGNGVWVKDRSAGMSEMEYQMRNWYYFNWICGDHICEQHVHNLDVSNWFKGGKHPVKALGMGGRTQRVGKQFGEIFDHFFVEYTYEDGTVMNSQCRHWNGVASRISETITGTKGSAFPGMIKDRSGKVVWRFRGQDNNPYQTEHERLYDFIRKDEAHNDAYYTAESTLTAIMGRMAAYTGHEVTWEQALNSTIDTMPKVLAWDAEPGPKAGPDGMYPCPVPGSASVA, from the coding sequence ATGACCGAAAAAACCAATCTCGCCGACCGCCGCGGCTTCTTGAAGTCCGGCGCCCTGATTGCCACCGCGACCGCCATGCCGGGAATTCTCCGCGCCCAAGGTGGTGCCGCGGACGAGCTCAAGATCGCACTGGTCGGTTGTGGCGGCCGGGGCAGCGGTGCCGCCGCGCAATCGCTCAATGTCCCCGGCACCCGGCTGGTCGCGATGGCCGATGCGTTCCCGGACAACATCGATGCCGCGCACGATAGCCTGAAGAAGCAGTACGGCGATCGCGTGGACGTGCCGAAGGAGCGCCGCTTCGTCGGCTTCGAAGCCTACAAGGCGGCGATCGAAGCCGCGGATGTGGTGCTGCTCTGCACGCCGCCGGGTTTCCGCCCCGCGCACTTCGAATACGCGGTGTCGAAGGGAAAGCATGTCTTCATGGAGAAGCCGGTCGCCGTCGATGGCCCCGGCATTCGCAAGGTGCTCGAAGCGGCCAAGCAGGCCGATGCGAAGAAGCTCAAGGTGGTCTGCGGCCTGCAGCGCCGCTATCAGACCAGCTACCTCGAGACCCTCAAGCAGGTGCAGGAAGGCGTGATCGGCGATTTCGTTTCCTCGCAGGTCTACTGGGTCGGCAACGGCGTGTGGGTGAAGGATCGCTCGGCCGGCATGAGCGAGATGGAGTACCAGATGCGGAATTGGTACTACTTCAACTGGATCTGCGGCGACCACATCTGCGAGCAGCACGTCCACAACCTGGACGTCAGCAACTGGTTCAAGGGCGGCAAGCACCCGGTCAAGGCGCTTGGCATGGGTGGGCGCACCCAGCGCGTCGGCAAGCAATTCGGCGAGATCTTCGACCACTTCTTCGTCGAATACACCTATGAGGATGGTACGGTGATGAACTCGCAGTGCCGCCACTGGAACGGTGTCGCCTCGCGCATCAGTGAAACCATCACCGGCACCAAGGGCTCCGCCTTCCCCGGCATGATCAAGGATCGCTCCGGCAAGGTCGTGTGGCGCTTCCGTGGCCAGGATAACAATCCCTACCAGACCGAGCACGAGCGGCTCTATGACTTCATCCGCAAGGACGAGGCGCACAATGATGCCTACTACACCGCGGAGAGCACGCTGACCGCGATCATGGGCCGCATGGCTGCCTACACCGGTCACGAAGTGACGTGGGAGCAGGCGCTCAATTCAACGATCGACACCATGCCGAAGGTGCTCGCCTGGGATGCCGAGCCCGGCCCGAAGGCAGGCCCCGATGGCATGTATCCGTGCCCCGTGCCCGGATCGGCCAGCGTCGCTTGA
- a CDS encoding right-handed parallel beta-helix repeat-containing protein, whose product MIARLLFFLFSCSAVMALDDFRPMVAEAISKGEKKVIIPPGTYRLAPTGGGKCVWTLQGLKDVEIIADGVTLVSTKLTRAVAIDRCTGVSLRGLTVDYDPLPFTQGTVTAVAENKGWIEVKLHAGYPRQPYSRIDVVDPATRYRKKGMPFLWGTKAEMRGEDTVRVTLKDIGKAAETGTLASLNTGPAADGIPHAFSLERCSGVNLRGVTIHSAPGMGILECDGDGKTEYLACRVVPGPTPTGASEARLLSTSWDAMQTKTVRHGPRVEGCEIREAGDDSWSVQSSDFMVLKVTGSTLVIASRDEFTVGVESGDRLKTRIGGPDATITSRRELSREKAALDPAVTAKLKDAPQWSEWRVSPKCLEVTLDQALPVKAGDSLYSPDRMGNGFSFLNNRIHSSGRLLIKGAGRIEGNLLDTPHSIVVCPEIPGNAAAGIDGLVIRKNTIRRSGWFCAAPWSTQAGALSITAGGGAQQLRAPAVFANIVIEDNTFEDCSGPNLVISSAKGVKVRGNRFIRPHHDKPDGTGGSYGIASNAVIWTAQCEDVEMKNNPITEPGSFCGEKVVEK is encoded by the coding sequence ATGATTGCCCGACTCCTTTTCTTCCTCTTCTCGTGCAGCGCCGTGATGGCGCTCGATGACTTCCGCCCGATGGTCGCGGAAGCGATCTCGAAAGGGGAAAAGAAAGTCATCATCCCGCCCGGAACCTATCGGCTCGCGCCAACCGGCGGCGGGAAGTGCGTGTGGACGCTTCAAGGACTCAAGGACGTCGAAATCATCGCCGATGGCGTCACGCTCGTTTCCACCAAGCTCACCCGCGCGGTGGCGATCGACCGGTGCACCGGCGTCAGCCTGCGCGGCCTGACCGTGGACTACGATCCCCTGCCCTTCACCCAAGGTACGGTGACTGCCGTAGCAGAGAACAAGGGCTGGATCGAGGTGAAGCTCCACGCCGGCTATCCGCGTCAGCCTTACTCGCGGATCGATGTCGTGGATCCTGCGACACGCTACCGCAAGAAAGGCATGCCATTCCTCTGGGGCACGAAGGCGGAGATGCGCGGCGAGGATACGGTGCGCGTCACCTTGAAGGACATCGGGAAAGCAGCGGAAACCGGCACGCTCGCCTCGCTGAATACCGGCCCGGCCGCCGACGGCATCCCGCACGCGTTTTCACTCGAGCGATGCTCGGGCGTGAACTTGCGCGGCGTGACCATTCACAGCGCGCCCGGCATGGGCATCCTCGAGTGCGATGGCGATGGCAAGACCGAGTATCTCGCCTGCCGCGTGGTGCCCGGCCCGACGCCTACCGGCGCGAGCGAGGCACGGCTGCTCAGCACCTCATGGGACGCCATGCAGACGAAGACCGTCCGCCACGGCCCGCGCGTGGAAGGCTGCGAAATCCGCGAAGCGGGCGATGATTCGTGGAGCGTGCAATCGTCGGACTTCATGGTGCTGAAAGTCACCGGCAGCACGCTGGTCATCGCCAGCCGCGACGAATTCACCGTCGGCGTGGAAAGCGGCGACCGCCTCAAGACGCGCATCGGCGGACCGGACGCGACCATCACCTCGCGACGCGAACTTTCACGAGAGAAGGCCGCGCTCGATCCCGCGGTGACTGCGAAGCTGAAGGATGCCCCGCAGTGGTCGGAGTGGAGGGTCTCGCCGAAGTGCCTCGAAGTCACGCTCGACCAAGCGCTGCCGGTGAAAGCCGGCGACTCGCTGTATTCCCCCGACCGCATGGGCAATGGCTTCTCCTTCCTCAACAATCGCATCCACAGCTCCGGACGGCTCTTGATCAAGGGAGCCGGCCGCATCGAGGGCAACCTGCTCGACACGCCCCACTCGATCGTCGTGTGCCCGGAGATTCCCGGCAATGCCGCCGCCGGCATCGATGGGCTAGTCATTCGCAAGAACACCATCCGCCGCTCCGGCTGGTTCTGCGCCGCGCCGTGGTCCACGCAGGCCGGCGCGCTTTCCATCACCGCCGGTGGCGGAGCCCAGCAACTCCGCGCTCCCGCCGTCTTTGCGAACATCGTCATCGAGGACAACACCTTCGAAGACTGCTCCGGCCCGAACCTCGTGATCTCCTCCGCCAAGGGCGTCAAAGTCCGCGGCAATCGCTTCATCCGCCCCCACCACGACAAGCCGGACGGCACCGGCGGGAGCTACGGCATCGCAAGCAACGCCGTGATCTGGACCGCGCAGTGCGAAGACGTGGAGATGAAGAACAACCCAATCACCGAGCCGGGGTCGTTTTGCGGGGAGAAGGTGGTGGAGAAGTAG
- the plsX gene encoding phosphate acyltransferase PlsX, translated as MKVALDAMGGDHAPAVNIGGAKEALQLYPTIEKIFLVGDEETIRAECQKQGLSTTSPRVAIVHAPEVIGMAEPGAKTVRRKKQSSINVAMDLVKAGEADAFVSAGNTGAAVASATIKLRLIEGVDRAGIASGLPNEHGICHLLDAGANPEAKPEHLLVYAIMGSAFARHVLGVKHPKVGLMSNGEEDEKGTTFTKETFALLREFADTGKAPFDFVGNVEGHDLFETQLDVVLCDGFTGNVVLKSCEATAKAMFKWLKKELTANTVRMIGAKIAKGAFVAVKERASAESYGGSPLLGVNGVVIIAHGGSTAVAVRNAIRVGMETFEHRVNPHIEATLKQVGPGGTDPALPSGN; from the coding sequence ATGAAAGTAGCGCTCGATGCCATGGGCGGCGACCACGCCCCCGCCGTCAATATCGGCGGTGCCAAGGAAGCCCTCCAGCTCTACCCGACCATCGAAAAGATTTTCCTGGTCGGCGATGAGGAGACGATCCGCGCGGAGTGCCAGAAGCAGGGACTTTCCACCACCTCGCCGCGGGTAGCCATCGTGCACGCCCCGGAGGTGATCGGCATGGCCGAGCCGGGTGCGAAAACGGTGCGCCGGAAAAAGCAGTCTTCCATCAATGTCGCGATGGACCTGGTGAAGGCGGGCGAGGCGGATGCCTTCGTCTCCGCCGGGAATACCGGGGCCGCCGTGGCCTCCGCCACGATCAAGCTGCGGCTGATCGAGGGCGTCGACCGCGCCGGCATCGCCTCCGGCCTGCCGAATGAGCACGGCATCTGCCATCTGCTCGATGCCGGGGCAAATCCCGAGGCCAAGCCGGAGCACCTGCTGGTCTATGCCATCATGGGCAGCGCCTTCGCCCGCCACGTGCTGGGCGTGAAGCACCCGAAGGTCGGCCTGATGTCGAATGGCGAGGAAGACGAGAAGGGCACCACTTTCACCAAGGAGACCTTCGCGCTCCTCCGCGAATTCGCCGACACCGGCAAGGCCCCGTTCGACTTCGTCGGCAACGTCGAGGGCCACGATCTTTTCGAAACTCAGCTTGATGTCGTCCTGTGCGACGGCTTCACCGGCAATGTGGTCCTGAAGTCCTGCGAAGCGACGGCCAAGGCGATGTTCAAGTGGCTCAAGAAAGAGCTCACCGCGAACACCGTGCGCATGATCGGCGCGAAGATCGCCAAGGGCGCATTCGTTGCCGTGAAGGAGCGCGCCAGCGCCGAATCCTACGGCGGCAGTCCGCTGCTCGGTGTGAATGGCGTGGTCATCATCGCCCACGGCGGCTCGACCGCGGTGGCCGTGAGAAACGCGATCCGCGTCGGCATGGAAACCTTTGAGCACCGCGTGAACCCGCACATCGAGGCCACGCTGAAGCAAGTGGGCCCCGGAGGGACCGACCCGGCCTTGCCATCTGGCAACTAG
- a CDS encoding sigma-70 family RNA polymerase sigma factor has translation MPEINQFAGVVRQHHASLRYFIRSLGVQSAWVDDLAQEAFLLAYRKWEDLDEVGNAGLWLCAIAKNLVMNELSKTSRRQRLLDENMTTLLLAAEGGGDERPASVADRGIRHEALRDCMAKLPERSRQVVHARYFDDQNSSEIGSDLKMTTTAVRQVLFRSRQLLADCLQRKSIHEAT, from the coding sequence ATGCCAGAGATCAATCAATTCGCCGGAGTGGTGCGACAGCATCATGCCAGCCTGCGCTACTTCATCCGCTCGCTCGGGGTGCAGTCGGCGTGGGTGGACGACCTTGCGCAGGAGGCGTTCCTGCTCGCCTACCGCAAATGGGAGGACCTCGACGAGGTCGGCAACGCCGGCCTGTGGCTGTGCGCCATCGCCAAGAACCTGGTCATGAACGAACTCAGTAAGACCAGCCGCCGTCAGCGGTTGTTGGATGAGAACATGACCACGCTGCTGCTCGCGGCCGAAGGCGGAGGAGACGAGCGCCCGGCCTCCGTCGCCGACCGCGGCATCCGGCACGAGGCGCTGCGCGATTGCATGGCGAAGCTGCCGGAGCGGTCTCGCCAGGTGGTCCATGCCCGCTATTTCGACGACCAGAACTCCAGCGAGATCGGCAGCGACCTGAAGATGACCACCACCGCGGTCCGCCAGGTCCTCTTCCGCTCGCGCCAGTTGCTGGCCGACTGCTTGCAAAGAAAATCCATTCACGAAGCCACCTGA
- a CDS encoding FAD-dependent oxidoreductase, with amino-acid sequence MSRFSISLLLSPRRILVRLFVCAGLSVAFVSAHPEEFDVVVYGGTSGGITAAVASARMGKRVALVSPTAYLGGLTTSGLGWTDLKNAAILGGLSKEFYHRVYLHYAAQPNWNSVKSMAGQHMAGFDHTKQLGIIFEPKVATQIYDEMLAETTVQIFTGLLDLTDGVAMNGQRITSIKLEDGRVFTGKMFIDASYEGDVMAGAGVSFYVGREANSVYGETINGVQNPATNDVVAGLDPYNVKGNPASGLLPGIKASIAANGTADGNLQAYCYRMCLTNNPANRVMVAQPANYADEDFELVLRAVEAGQTQFMKMDGMPNAKTDSNNLSGVSLDYIGKNWGPGWDWSTLNHQERAALAAEHIYWQLGLLWTIQNHPRVLAKVGANGLYPGWGLAADEFTDTGNFPPQLYVREARRMVSDYVMTTKNCAGSVVAPDSVGMGAYAMDSHHTQRFNSNGSVKNEGGVYEIPPAPYPISYRSLVPKVGQCENLLVPWCLSTSHMAFGSARMEPVFMTMGQSAATAAALAINDGTTVQQVPYEKLAAVLRADGQVLSLQPEAYGIIVDSEDATGAVITGNWTASSSVPGFNGTSYLHDGGEGRGQKSVRFTPVIPTAGSYRVSLRWNANSNRATNVPIAITHGGGVTNTTVNQQANGSTWFDLGVFSFTPGGGGNLLLSNTGVNGHVIADAAMWTRIGQLPTVRIYSPVPGAIRGGSVPATLVFTREGDAAAPLQVFYQLSGSAQGSAFTPQPTGSVTIPAGKREFKLPLAALSSTLPMGEKALVLQLSAHASYSLGGNNSATILVRDTPFDSWRFARFNSAELADPSISGPLADPDGSGAVNLLRFFSGTESWPRTSLLAQGNILYFEFDRHRAAAGLGYDIEESDDLQEWNPSPRLTMHAPTQDQGEVQKIQIPVRSSGPPAEGRKFFRLNVAP; translated from the coding sequence ATGTCTCGTTTCAGCATTTCACTTCTCTTGTCCCCGCGGAGGATCCTTGTCCGGCTATTCGTTTGTGCAGGTCTCTCTGTCGCGTTCGTATCCGCCCATCCCGAGGAGTTCGATGTCGTGGTGTACGGCGGCACCTCCGGCGGCATCACCGCCGCAGTGGCGAGTGCGAGGATGGGGAAGAGAGTCGCGCTGGTTTCTCCCACGGCCTACCTCGGCGGACTTACCACCAGCGGCCTCGGGTGGACCGACTTGAAAAACGCCGCGATTCTCGGCGGCCTCAGCAAGGAGTTCTACCACCGCGTCTATCTCCACTACGCCGCCCAGCCGAACTGGAACTCGGTCAAATCGATGGCTGGCCAGCACATGGCGGGCTTCGATCATACGAAGCAGCTTGGCATCATCTTCGAGCCGAAGGTGGCGACGCAGATCTACGATGAGATGCTCGCCGAGACCACGGTGCAGATCTTCACCGGTCTTCTCGATCTCACCGATGGCGTGGCGATGAATGGCCAGAGGATCACTTCGATCAAGCTGGAGGACGGCCGGGTCTTTACCGGGAAGATGTTCATCGACGCCAGTTACGAAGGCGATGTCATGGCCGGGGCCGGGGTGAGCTTCTATGTCGGCCGAGAGGCGAATTCCGTTTACGGGGAAACGATCAACGGGGTGCAGAACCCTGCGACCAATGACGTGGTCGCAGGCTTGGATCCCTACAACGTGAAGGGAAATCCGGCGAGCGGATTGCTGCCCGGCATCAAGGCGAGCATCGCGGCTAACGGAACCGCTGACGGGAACCTCCAGGCATACTGCTACCGGATGTGCCTCACAAACAATCCCGCGAATCGCGTGATGGTGGCGCAACCCGCGAACTACGCGGACGAGGATTTCGAGCTCGTACTCCGTGCCGTCGAAGCCGGGCAGACGCAGTTCATGAAGATGGATGGCATGCCGAATGCCAAAACGGACTCTAACAACCTGTCCGGCGTCTCCCTCGACTACATCGGGAAAAACTGGGGACCGGGCTGGGACTGGTCCACACTGAACCATCAGGAGCGTGCAGCGCTGGCCGCTGAACACATCTATTGGCAACTGGGCCTTTTGTGGACCATCCAGAACCACCCGAGGGTGCTGGCGAAAGTAGGAGCGAACGGACTCTACCCTGGCTGGGGGCTGGCGGCAGACGAATTCACCGATACCGGCAATTTCCCTCCCCAGCTCTACGTCCGCGAGGCGCGGAGGATGGTCTCCGACTATGTGATGACCACGAAGAACTGCGCGGGCTCGGTCGTTGCCCCGGATTCCGTGGGGATGGGTGCCTACGCCATGGACTCCCATCACACGCAGCGCTTCAACAGCAACGGTTCCGTGAAGAACGAGGGCGGGGTTTACGAAATCCCCCCGGCACCTTATCCGATCTCCTACCGCTCGCTGGTCCCGAAGGTGGGTCAGTGCGAGAATCTGCTGGTCCCTTGGTGTCTCTCGACCTCGCACATGGCCTTCGGATCGGCCCGGATGGAACCCGTCTTCATGACGATGGGCCAGTCCGCGGCCACCGCCGCCGCGCTGGCGATCAATGACGGCACCACCGTGCAACAGGTTCCCTACGAGAAACTGGCCGCGGTGCTCAGGGCCGATGGTCAAGTGCTCAGCCTGCAACCCGAGGCCTATGGCATCATCGTCGATTCCGAAGATGCCACCGGCGCCGTCATCACCGGGAACTGGACCGCCTCCTCCTCGGTGCCGGGATTCAACGGCACCAGCTATCTTCACGACGGCGGCGAAGGACGTGGCCAGAAATCCGTCCGCTTCACCCCCGTCATCCCCACGGCAGGAAGTTACCGCGTCTCCCTCCGCTGGAACGCCAACTCCAACCGCGCCACCAATGTTCCCATCGCCATCACCCATGGCGGCGGCGTGACCAACACCACGGTGAACCAGCAGGCGAACGGCAGCACCTGGTTTGACCTCGGGGTGTTCTCCTTCACTCCGGGAGGAGGAGGAAATCTCCTGCTCTCTAACACCGGCGTCAATGGCCACGTCATCGCCGACGCCGCCATGTGGACGCGGATCGGACAGTTGCCTACTGTCCGGATCTACAGCCCGGTTCCCGGTGCTATCCGGGGCGGTTCGGTGCCGGCCACCCTCGTCTTCACCCGTGAGGGCGATGCCGCCGCGCCGCTGCAGGTGTTCTACCAGCTTTCGGGCAGCGCCCAGGGATCCGCCTTCACGCCGCAACCCACCGGCTCGGTCACCATCCCTGCCGGCAAGCGCGAGTTCAAGCTGCCGCTTGCCGCGCTCTCTTCCACGCTTCCGATGGGGGAGAAAGCCCTCGTGCTCCAGCTTTCCGCCCACGCATCCTACTCGCTGGGTGGAAACAATTCGGCCACGATCCTCGTGCGCGATACACCCTTCGACTCCTGGCGTTTCGCTCGCTTCAACTCCGCGGAGCTCGCCGATCCCTCCATCTCCGGCCCTTTGGCCGATCCGGATGGCAGCGGTGCCGTGAATCTCCTCCGCTTCTTCAGCGGCACCGAGAGCTGGCCCCGCACCTCCCTGCTCGCGCAGGGAAACATTCTCTACTTCGAGTTCGACCGCCACCGCGCCGCCGCCGGCCTCGGATATGACATCGAGGAATCCGACGATCTCCAGGAGTGGAATCCCTCTCCGCGGCTGACCATGCACGCCCCCACCCAAGACCAGGGCGAGGTCCAGAAGATCCAGATCCCGGTCCGTTCGTCAGGTCCGCCGGCGGAGGGGCGGAAATTCTTCCGCCTCAATGTCGCTCCCTGA